One segment of Cutaneotrichosporon cavernicola HIS019 DNA, chromosome: 4 DNA contains the following:
- the DIB1 gene encoding uncharacterized protein (Mitosis protein DIM1), with protein sequence MSYFMTHLHSGWHVDQAILVEEDRVVCIRFGHDHDSECMAMDETLYGVSEKVQNFAIMYLVDITEVPDFNKMYELYDPCTLMFFYRNKHIMIDLGTGNNNKINWAITDKQELVDIIETVYRGASKGRGLVVSPRDYSTRHKY encoded by the exons ATGTCGTACTTTATGACCCA CCTCCACTCCGGCTGGCATGTCGACCAGGCCATTCTCGTCGAAGAGGACCGAGTCGTCTGTATTCGGTTCGGGCACGACCACGATTCAGAGTGCATGGCTATGGACGAGACGCTTTATGGTGTTTCGGAAAAGGTGCAGAACTTTGCTATTATgtacctcgtcgacatTACCGAGGTGCCCGACTTTAACAAGATGTACGAGCTGTATGACCCGTGCACCCTCATGTTCTTCTACCG TAACAAGCACATCATGATCGACCTGGGAACGGGTAACAACAACAAGAT caaTTGGGCTATCACGGACAagcaggagctcgtcgataTCATCGAGACGGTGTACCGCGGTGCATCGAAGGGTCGTGGTCTCGTCGTTTCGCCGCGCGACTACAGCACCCGCCACAAGTACTAG
- a CDS encoding uncharacterized protein (WD40 repeats) has protein sequence MSMSEHRRKEIEAKRAKLQELRRAREERSKLLATASTPGSGTESPAPPASRKDVNSFVDNVIAARPGSPYSRPSTAGPSAAPVRTASPVSAPGTPGRTSRLSEVRVPSMSGMSGFDEPPPEVTVEFINTYAEIYDMPSKAIKPETYSKSVQTMVSTNVQTEEFDNVPDGAGHETENETFSRMVAQLDEERRQLEREVKELKAKTDSLQLQVLPDDQRQAILTAPEFSAFLEGSSRIVQRALSDGYDYIKDYTIGLDSGYDDGEGQRVKLVCAFADERWTTGRSVTDLDWSPKYPELVAASYNKSRSAPNDPQGIVAVWNLHLLERPEFVFHAPSDVLSVCLSPFHPQLVFGGSHSGQVLLWDTRAKHLPVNKTPLSSSGHTSPIYAMKMVGTQNANSLITTSTDGLVCSWQADMLSQPQEALLLTVPSGGPASTTKTDEVSIASLDFADNETASFWVGTEEGSVYQANRYDRASAKAGLNADDVYRGHAGPVTGIHFHPSAGPFDFSDLFLTSSVDWTVKLWRARGKTHAPAQAGVPPLHSFDEADDYVFDVKWHPSHPALFGTADGTGKFDLWNLNADMEVPLVSTQVCKHALNKIAWDRGTGRKAALGGSDGKVYVYDVAEKVVTPRESEWVEFQKNVGALAAARDGGGLAALGGLSERYTERYYR, from the exons ATGTCAATGTCCGAACACCGCAGGAAAGAGATTGAGGCCAAACGCGCAAAGCTACAGGAACTtcggcgtgcgcgcgaggaACGTTCCAAGCTCCTAGCGACAGCAAGCACCCCAGGCAGCGGAACAGAGTCG CCCGCACCCCCCGCTTCGAGGAAGGACGTCAACTCGTTCGTTGACAATGTCATCGCTGCACGCCCCGGTTCGCCCTATTCGCGCCCGTCGACGGCAGGTCCGAGTGCAGCGCCAGTACGCACTGCGTCGCCCGTGAGCGCGCCGGGCACACCGGGGAGAACGAGCCGGCTCAGCGAGGTGCGCGTACCGAGCATGAGTGGGATGAGCGGGTTTGA cgaACCACCACCCGAGGTGACCGTCGAGTTCATCAACACGTATGCCGAGATCTACGATATGCCCTCCAAGGCAATCAAGCCCGAGACGTACTCCAAGTCTGTGCAGACCATGGTGTCTACCAATGTGCAGACGGAGGAGTTTGACAATGTCCCCGATGGGGCCGGACACGAGACGGAGAACGAGACGTTTAGCCGTATGGTTGCGCAGCTTGATGAGGAGCGGCGACAGCTTGAGCGCGAAGTCAAGGAActcaaggccaagacggACAGTCTGCAACTGCAAGTTCTTCCCGATGACCAGAGACAGGCCATTTTGACCGCACCGGAATTCAgcgccttcctcgaggGAAGTAGCCGGATCGTTCAGCGCGCTTTGAGTGACGGATACGACTATATCAAGGATTACACTATTGGGCTGGATAGCGGGTACGATGATGGGGAGGGACagcgcgtcaagctcgtGTGTGCATTTGCGGATGAGCGGTGGACCACTGGGCGGAGTGTGACGGACCTCGACTGGTCGCCAAAG TaccccgagctcgtcgcggcctCGTACAACAAGTCCCGGTCCGCACCAAACGACCCGCAGGGTATCGTGGCTGTGTGGAACCTgcacctccttgagcgacCCGAGTTTGTCTTCCATGCGCCCTCGGATGTGCTGTCTGTCTGCCTCTCGCCATTTCATCCACAGCTCGTGTTCGGCGGCAGTCATTCCGGACAAGTGCTACTCTGGGACACACGTGCCAAGCACCTACCAGTAAACAAGACGCCGTTAAGCTCGTCGGGACACACGTCGCCGATATACGCAATGAAGATGGTCGGCACGCAGAACGCAAACTCTCTCATCACGACGAGTACGGACGGACTCGTCTGCTCATGGCAGGCCGACATGCTAAGCCAACCGCAGGAGGCTCTCCTCCTGACGGTGCCGAGTGGCGGGCCGGCGAGCACGACCAAGACGGACGAGGTGTCGATCGCTAGCCTCGACTTTGCGGATAACGAGACGGCAAGCTTCTGGGTCGGCACCGAGGAAGGCTCAGTCTACCAGGCGAACAGGTACGACCGGGCGtccgccaaggccggccTCAACGCTGATGACGTGTACCGCGGCCACGCCGGCCCCGTTACGGGGATCCACTTCCACCCCTCTGCTGGGCCGTTTGATTTCTccgacctcttcctcacttCTTCCGTCGACTGGACCGTCAAGCTGTGGCGTGCGCGCGGTAAAACTCACGCACCGGCACAAGCCGGCGTGCCGCCGCTGCACAGCTTTGATGAAGCGGACGACTACGTTTTCGACGTCAAGTGGCATCCCTCGCATCCTGCTCTGTTCGGTACCGCCGATGGCACGGGCAAGTTTGACCTCTGGAACCTCAATGCCGATATGGAGGTGCCCCTTGTCTCGACGCAGGTATGCAAGCACGCGCTCAACAAGATTGCGTGGGACCGCGGCACGGGCCGCAAGGCGGCACTCGGTGGCAGCGACGGCAAGGTGTACGTGTATGACGTGGCAGAGAAGGTGGTGACGCcgcgcgagagcgagtgGGTCGAGTTCCAGAAGAatgtcggcgcgctcgcagccgcgcgcgatggaggaggccTGGCAGCACTGGGCGGCCTCAGCGAGCGCTACACCGAACGGTACTACCGATAA
- a CDS encoding uncharacterized protein (CCCH zinc finger protein), protein MPSLSATEKRKLLIQQEIARLQGQIASSSSSHSSSYHPYRGSSRGGSHGGSRGYSRGSYGGSSRGRGRGRGGSSSLNLRTPGGPNTSTNTASPVEKEEGEVSPPPSPKPPVGGGWVSSTSRGGNMSLMTVQKRKQLNNTKPVPRGPAHVQMLQSTSESTPSGAESKRVVIDGVIFQFEEGGKQLTRIGELPSAGSSSAAVGTPTRHRLKYGGQDYRRTKRGNLVSRAALDAKRAEQAKKPCRYYTKTGRCDRALTCPYQHIPDRLSVCPAFLSKKGCNLGESCPLSHKPSGHNTPSCIHFQSSANCLNPKCPYPHVGVATDAPVCEEFAREGWCDREDGTCPELHVWECPEFHAKGICSRQPKCGLPHVVHAEKLRKAAAASKTPEGMASGSFEDQADFIGLPGEVFSDSESDEEDPVEGDEEDPVEGDEEDPVEGDEEEEDENVEGSDDEAMGDNENEGKPCQSMEMDTDEDDEARVMEVV, encoded by the exons ATGCCTTCACTGTCAGCGACAGAAAAGCGGAAGCTGCTGATACAGCAAGAGATTGCGCGTCTGCAGG GCCAGAtcgccagcagcagcagttcACACTCTTCCTCGTACCACCCGTATCGTGGCTCCTCGCGCGGTGGCTCCCACGGTGGCTCCCGTGGCTACTCTCGTGGTAGCTACGGAGGGTCATCGCGCGGACGCGGTCGTGGGCGCGGTGGATCATCCAGCCTCAACCTCCGCACCCCAGGCGGTCCCAACACGTCAACTAACACAGCCTCCCCagtggagaaggaggaaggcgaggtgTCACCTCCGCCTTCTCCCAAGCCTCCCGTCGGAGGGGGCTGGGTTAGTTCGACCAGTCGCGGTGGCAACATGAGTCTCATGACTGTACAGAAGAG GAAACAGCTCAACAACACTAAGCCTGTCCCTCGCGGGCCTGCACATGTGCAGATGCTGCAGTCGACATCCGAGTCGACTCCAAGCGGGGCAGAATCGAAGCGCGTTGTCATCGACGGTGTCATCTTTCAGttcgaggaaggcgggaAGCAGCTTACGCGTATCGGAG AACTCCCCTCCGCTGGCTCGTCAAGTGCTGCAGTAGGGACGCCGACCCGCCATCGTCTCAAGTATGGCGGCCAGGACTATCGCCGAACCAAACGCGGCAACCTTGTGTCGCGAGCAGC cctcgacgccaagcgtgCCGAGCAGGCTAAGAAGCCTTGCCGGTACTACACCAAGACTG GCCGTTGCGATCGCGCCCTGACCTGCCCTTACCAACATATTCCTGACCGCCTCTCCGTTTGTCCGGCATTTTTGAGCAAGAAGGGCTGTAATCTTGGCGAATCCTGTCCACTTTCACACAAGCCTTCCGGCCACAACACACCGTCCTGCATCCACTTCCAATCTAGCGCCAACTGCCTCAACCCCAAGTGCCCGTATCCTCATGTGGGTGTTGCGACGGACGCACCAGTGTGTGAAGAGTTTGCTCGTGAGGGCTGGTGTGACCGAGAGGACGGAACCTGTCCGGAGCTCCATGTTTGGGAGTGCCCAGAATTCCACGCCAAGGGAATATGCTCGCGCCAGCCTAAATGCGGTCTTCCACATGTGGTACACGCCGAGAAGCTCAGGAAGGCGGCTGCGGCTAGCAAGACTCCCGAGGGGATGGCTTCTGGCAGCTTTGAGGACCAGGCAGACTTTATTGGGCTGCCTGGGGAGGTGTTCTCGGACTctgagagcgacgaggaggacccgGTCGAgggggacgaggaggacccgGTCGAgggggacgaggaggacccgGTCGAgggggacgaggaggaggaagacgagaaTGTGGAGGgcagtgacgacgaggccatgGGAGACAACGAAAACGAAGGTAAGCCCTGTCAGTCGATGGAGATGGACACcgatgaggatgacgaggcgAGGGTGATGGAGGTGGTCTAG
- the ATG27 gene encoding uncharacterized protein (Autophagy-related protein 27): MRLRSLLPLAFIPLAAAWSCDAIPSTGDLDLSSLGGVKVATKETETPPTKNTARVRIDLCGKLSKEDGVKDEDQCPDGTRACLTLINHKPGASDPDRVTTVIPLWKEDTPDSDVRVTGREGDWTVAIKAPDYAGTPHGLTVTLTCAETESGPTLESYTGGKLELRWSTPAVCANASGGSGGGGGFGFWGFIKFCFWASFFILFAYFALGAVYNHQQYGARGWDLVPHRDFWRELPALSRDFGGHVVGNVRSSTGRGGYSSLG, encoded by the exons ATGCGCCTCCGCTCATTGCTACCCTTGGCCTTTATTCCCCTCGCAGCGGCGTGGTCGTGCGACGCCATTCCGTCTACTGGCGACTTGGATCTTTCGTCGCTTGGTGGCGTTAAGGTGGCTACcaaggagacggagacgcCACCTACGAAGAATACGGCGCGGGTTCGCATCGACCTGTGCGGCAAGTTGTCCAAGGAAGATGGAGTCAAGGATGAGGACCAG TGCCCGGACGGGACGCGTGCATGTCTCACGCTCATCAACCATAAACCCGGAGCGAGCGATCCGGATCGTGTGACCACCGTCATTCCACTCTGGAAAGAGGACACGCCTGATAGCGACGTGCGCGTCACGGGTCGCGAGGGGGACTGGACGGTGGCTATCAAGGCGCCAGACTATGCGGG cacaCCCCACGGACTGACCGTCACCCTCACGTGTGCTGAAACTGAGTCGGGGCCCACGCTCGAGTCGTACACTGGCGGCAAGCTTGAGCTGCGCTGGTCCACACCTGCCGTGTGCGCCAACGCGTCTGGCGGaagcggaggcggaggcggctTCGGGTTCTGGGGGTTTATCAAGTTTTGCTTCTGGGCATCGTtcttcatcctcttcgCGTACTTTGCCCTAGGCGCAGTGTACAACCACCAACAGTACGGCGCACGGGGGTGGGACCTCGTCCCGCACCGCGACTTCTGGCGCGAGCTGCCCGCCCTCAGCCGCGACTTTGGTGGGCATGTGGTGGGTAACGTGCGCTCATCGACGGGGCGTGGAGGGTACTCGAGCCTCGGATAG
- the ETF1 gene encoding uncharacterized protein (Electron transfer flavoprotein FAD-binding domain), translating to MLLSDLVISKRGPLAKIWLSAHHERKLTKQQTIGIDIEDSCEAILGTPDDYPIALRISGQLMLGVTRIYGRQAQYLLEDCRDTRERITAFLPGLVDLPEDQMRAPNAAITLPRLSDATMAAGTMDLWDWSGFVYEPTGMYTAPLTRTNLPATREYGAFNFGRPRTLSIYGESRSASLEADVTSKLDSNEVFAPMELAIDTLDFDVSMEVGRDGQDHRRRSSPTHLPEPGERMDVDLDFSLGTIDLELEELPPLIEHRSSSPASSALTTPPPESPTPIPVSPGTAKRLAAIANRGKRVRVLRPDHELELPDQAFSDEAAQGHQEVPLYLPNDATAHARAAAADSDNFIPIYREDGERFIMAGPSYLPPALEGLFTFPLHHLRRRREEGPEGGREESPKYPRLESEEFDIEVGRRRSHTRTPAMPSMIGDIGLEPLDVDLSILGGDTFGLPEYHPDVTFGTPQSRISRRPSLAPSRAESIARAVQEHETEGPPLAIFDGGESAQGSQFGKDTGGFSKTTGMAMGVLRREIEAIESTLGEGEGVSFTRVARGATKRGASQFFFELLVLGTRDAVGLKQERPYGDIEVVPRPKLWETGARGTVVASPSVSEPVSEV from the exons ATGCTCCTCTCCGATTTAGTCATATCGAAACGCGGGCCGCTGGCCAAGATCTGGCTGAGCGCGCATCACGAGCGCAAGCTCACAAAGCAGCAGACAATTGGTATCGACATTGAGGACAGTTGCG AGGCGATCCTGGGCACACCGGATGACTACCCTATCGCACTCCGGATCAGTGGGCAGCTCATGCTCGGCGTCACCCGCATTTACGGTCGACAGGCCCAGTACCTCCTCGAAGACTGCCGTGACACGCGTGAGAGAATCACGGCCTTCCTACCTGGTCTTGTCGATCTGCCAGAGGACCAGATGCGCGCGCCCAACGCCGCTATCACCCTTCCCCGATTGTCGGACGCAACGATGGCCGCCGGCACTATGGACCTCTGGGACTGGAGTGGGTTCGTCTACGAGCCCACCGGAATGTACACTGCGCCGCTCACGAGGACCAACCTCCCCGCAACGCGCGAGTACGGCGCGTTCAACTTCGGTCGACCGCGCACTCTGAGCATCTACGGCGAGTCAAGGAGTGCGTCGCTTGAGGCAGACGTCACGAGTAAGCTGGATAGTAACGAAGTGTTCGCTCCGATGGAACTGGCCATTGATACCTTGGACTTTGACGTGAGCATGGAGGTCGGGCGCGACGGACAAGACCACAGGCGGCGATCCTCCCCGACCCATCTCCCAGAGCCAGGCGAGCGCATGGACGTTGACCTCGACTTTAGCTTGGGTACtatcgacctcgagctcgaggaactCCCGCCGTTAATAGAGCACCGatcgtcctcgcccgcaTCCTCGGCACTCacaacgccgccgcccgagtCTCCAACACCCATTCCCGTATCCCCCGGCACCGCTAAGCGCCTCGCTGCCATCGCCAATAGAGGTAAACGGGTGCGCGTACTGCGGCCAGACCACGAGCTCGAACTCCCCGACCAGGCGTTCTCGGACGAGGCTGCGCAGGGACACCAAGAGGTGCCATTGTACCTCCCAAACGACGCGACCGCACATGCGAgagcggccgcggccgatTCAGACAATTTCATCCCCATCTACCgggaggatggagagcgCTTTATCATGGCCGGTCCCAGTTATCTTCCGCCAGCGCTGGAGGGGCTTTTCACGTTCCCCCTGCACCATCTCCGTCGtaggagagaggaggggccagagggagggagggaagagtCGCCGAAATATCCACGCCTGGAGTCGGAGGAGTTTGACATTGAGGTCGGACGCAGGCGCAGCCACACACGAACACCGGCTATGCCGAGCATGATCGGGGACATTGGCCTCGAGCctctcgacgtcgacctgaGTATACTTGGGGGAGACACCTTCGGTCTGCCCGAGTATCACCCCGACGTGACGTTTGGAACTCCTCAAAGCCGGATCTCGCGACGCCCGTCCCTGGCCCCAAGCCGCGCCGAGAGCATCGCTCGCGCCGTGCAGGAGCACGAGACTGAGGGTCCTCCACTTGCCATCTtcgatggcggcgagagcGCCCAGGGATCACAGTTTGGCAAGGACACGGGCGGGTTCAGCAAGACGACCGGCATGGCGATGGGCGTGCTCCGCCGCGAGATTGAGGCGATCGAGTCAACACTGGGCGAAGGAGAGGGCGTGTCATTCACCAGAGTTGCTAGAGGGGCGACCAAGCGCGGGGCATCACAGTTCTTCTTCGAGCTCCTTGTGCTAGGGACGCGGGATGCCGTGGGCTTGAAGCAGGAGAGGCCATATGGCGACATCGAGGTCGTTCCTAGGCCAAAACTGTGGGAGACAGGGGCGAGGGGAACAGTAGTTGCGTCGCCGTCAGTGTCGGAGCCAGTGTCGGAGGTATAG
- a CDS encoding uncharacterized protein (Stereospecific condensation of phosphoenolpyruvate (PEP) and D-erythrose-4-phosphate (E4P) giving rise to 3-deoxy-D- arabino-heptulosonate-7-phosphate (DAHP)) produces the protein MPANGHHTPASAGDVLDDRRVKQIRPLIPPQILTEELPLTLRGAQTVIDGRRQVEAVVKGDDDRLLVVVGPCSVHDPEQALVYAKQLKAYADEAKEDLMIVMRVYFEKPRTTVGWKGLINDPDMNGTFQINRGLKMARKLLLDLTEIGLPTAGEFLDVISPQYLADLTAWGAIGARTTESQVHRELTSALSMSVGFKNGTDGSMDIAVDAIKASKSSHTFLSVTKQGLTAIVETEGNDTTHLILRGSTKGPNYEAQFVEEAGNKLKKAGLNSRLMVDCSHGNSSKQHERQIDVGRDVAQQLASGGATSQMLMGVMIESNLREGNQKVPHEGPSGLKYGVSITDACISMEQTLPLLDELRAGVRARRAAVKAKHEQK, from the exons ATGCCTGCCAACGGCCACCACACCCCTGCTTCA GCTGGcgatgtcctcgacgaccgccGTGTCAAGCAAATCCGGCCCCTTATTCCCCCTCAGATCTTGACCGAGGA GCTCCCACTCACTCTGCGTGGTGCACAGACCGTGATTGACGGGCGCCGCCAGGTCGAGGCTGTggtcaagggcgacgacgaccgtCTCCTCGTTGTTGTTGG CCCCTGCTCCGTGCACGACCCCGAGCAGGCACTCGTTTACGccaagcagctcaaggcTTACGCCgatgaggccaaggaggacctCATGATCGTCATGCGCGTCTACTTTGAGAAGCCCCGTACGACGGTCGGCTGGAAGGGTCTCATCAACGACCCGGACATGAACGGCACCTTCCAGATCAACCGCGGTCTCAAGATGGCCCGTaagctcctcctcgatctcaCTGAGATTGGTCTCCCGACCGCCGGCGAGTTCCTCG ATGTCATCTCGCCCCAGTACCTCGCCGACTTGACCGCTTGGGGAGCGATTGGAGCGCGAACCACCGAGTCCCAGGTGCACCGCGAGttgacctcggcgctgtCCATGTCGGTTGGCTTCAAGAACGGCACGGATGGAAGCATGGACATTGCCGTGGACGCCATCAAGGCCTCCAAATCGTCGCACACCTTCCTTTCCGTCACCAAGCAGGGCCTTACCGCCATCGTCGAGACCGAGGGTAACGACACCAcccacctcatcctccgcgGCTCGACCAAGGGCCCCAACTACGAGGCCCAGtttgtcgaggaggctggcaacaagctcaagaaggccgGGCTCAACTCCCGCCTCATGGTTGACTGCTCGCACGGAAACTCGAGCAAGCAGCACGAGAGGCAGATCGACGTCGGCAGGGACGTCGCTCAGCAGCTcgccagcggcggcgccacTTCCCAGATGCTCATGGGCGTCATGATCGAGTCCAACCTCAGGGAGGGCAACCAGAAGGTGCCCCACGAGGGGCCTTCGGGCCTCAAGTACGGTGTCTCGATCACCGATGCCTGTATCTCGATGGAGCAGacccttcctctccttgacgagctgcgcgccggcgttcgcgctcgccgtgcggctgtcaaggccaagcacGAGCAGAAGTAG
- a CDS encoding uncharacterized protein (Ssl1-like) gives MATDDLYNPGNSPRSEIDSDDDLDRVGPSRRNRNQKSKAKQNVNAWEGTYKRSWDQVQEDETGGLQSTVESLLARGRRKRALQSEAPLRRSLVRHMFIVVDLSESMRDMDFRPDRFQLTLQYLRSFVVEWFDQNPLGQVGVILLRDRLAEMLVPMGGNPQDIVAALADKRKLEPSGEASLQNGLVMARGGMSHLPSTSSLETLVIFSAISTADPDGPINIHQVLDELVQARIRTTVISLSAEIKICKQIAERTGGRFGVAIDEEHYKDLLWETIPPPAQTIAPVTMGVRDALARGGRAAPGGQTRPPPAGDLMVMGFPTRLPPAGESFCACHGLLRRGGYMCPRCGVKLCDVPTDCEVCGLMVVSSPHLARSFWLLFPVAAYKTLPIDGLEELKLDQSCFGCNEPFPSMSSVADAPPPADHTLSPTGRYRCAKCEHDFCIDCDMYVHETLHTCPGCSQ, from the exons ATGGCCACCGACGACCTGTACAATCCGGGCAACTCGCCACGGTCCGAGATCGACTCTGACGATGACCTCGATCGCGTCGGCCCTTCGCGTCGCAACCGTAACCAGAAgtccaaggccaagcagaACGTCAACGCATGGGAGGGAACGTATAAACGCTCTTGGGACCAGGTgcaggaggacgagacgggTGGACTTCAATCGACCGTCGAGAGCCTCCTGGCGCGGGGAAGGCGGAAGCG CGCTCTCCAGTCCGAGGCACCGCTACGCCGATCACTGGTGCGACACATGTTCATCGTGGTGGACCTGTCCGAGAGCATGCGTGACATGGATTTCCGACCAGACCGCTTCCAGTTGACGCTGCAGTATCTGCGGTCGTTCGTGGTCGAGTGGTTTGACCAGAATCCACTGGGCCAGGTCGgtgtcatcctcctccgcgaTCGGCTGGCGGAGATGCTCGTGCCAATGGGAG gaAATCCGCAGGACATTGTGGCAGCGCTGGCGGATAAGCGCAAACTCGAGCCGAGTGGCGAGGCGTCGTTGCAGAACGGTCTCGTGATGGCTCGCGGCGGGATGagccaccttccctcgacctcatcgCTTGAAAccctcgtcatcttcaGTGCAATCTCTAccgccgaccccgacggACCTATCAACATTCACCAGGTTCTCGATGAGCTGGTACAGGCGCGCATCCGGACGACGGTCATTTCTCTGTCGGCCGAAATCAAGATCTGCAAGCAGATCGCGGAGCGGACGGGCGGCCGCTTCGGCGTTGCCATCGATGAGGAACACTACAAGGATTTGCTGTGGGAGACTATTCCGCCGCCGGCCCAAACAATCGCGCCCGTGACTATGGGTGTGCGCGACGCATTAGCTCGCGGCGGACGGGCCGCACCGGGCGGCCAAACTCGACCACCACCCGCTGGCGATCTCATGGTCATGGGATTCCCGACCCGCCTCCCTCCCGCGGGTGAGAGCTTCTGCGCTTGTCATGGCCTCCTCAGGCGTGGAGGTTACATGTGTCCCCGCTGCGGGGTCAAGCTGTGCGATGTGCCCACCGACTGCGAGGTGTGTGGGCTTATGGTCGTCAGCAGCCCACACCTTGCTCGAAGCTTCTGGTTACTCTTCCCCGTTGCCGCGTACAAGACTCT acccATTGACGGATTGGAAGAactcaagctcgaccaATCTTGCTTCGGCTGCAATGAGCCGTTCCCATCG ATGTCGTCTGTCGCCGAtgcaccaccaccagccgACCACACATTGAGCCCCACCGGGCGCTACCGCTGTGCCAAGTGCGAGCACGACTTCTGCATAGACTGCGACATGTA CGTGCACGAGACGCTACATACGTGCCCCGGCTGCTCGCAGTAA
- the VPS55 gene encoding uncharacterized protein (Vacuolar protein sorting 55): MSAGLKTVIFLSFVLAAGFLLVILSCALWNNWLPLLVAFTFVLAPLPNSICYRCARADDISPEYNSAYVDFGRFLTGVLVATGFCLPIILEHSDLIQPGACWMSIAGGLLVYGTILVYSGWFGQDNDDDAF; the protein is encoded by the exons ATGTCTGCGGGATTGAAGA ccgtcatcttcctctCGTTTGTGCTCGCCGCGGGCTTCCTCCTGGTCATCCTCAGCTGCGCGCTGTGGAACAACTGGCTGCCCCTGCTTGTCG cgTTCACATtcgtcctcgcgccgctgccaaACTCGATTTGTTACCGGTGCGCGCGGGCTGACGATATTTCCCCCGAGTACAACTCGGCATACGTTGACTTTGGGCGCTTCCTGACTGGCGTGCTTGTG GCGACTGGCTTCTGCCtccccatcatcctcgagcACTCGGACCTCATCCAGCCCGGGGCGTGCTGGATGTCCATTGCCGGCGGCTTGCTCGTATACGGCACGATTCTCGTCTACTCTGGCTGGTTTGGACAGGACAACGACGATGACGCATTTTAG
- a CDS encoding uncharacterized protein (Cyclin C-terminal domain) encodes MPTCLYLAAKTTNHNIPIEVFVKKFEKFKAEEVLDLEFLVAQSLSFEFWVRGAERALRGWALELQSSPIGGAGERAQRALPKALQALSASRMTDAEFLFTPAQIALACWRVADKELTDAFLAAKYNGAEEDKVPFGMPQDELLRISGQVESMIRTGEAQHDLKKVKEVDKRLKGCANPEKVPGTALYVKRKAELEAKAAQEKKEKQDRAARAHEADGMVFGGELKAPTSNGGPLEE; translated from the exons ATGCCTACCTGTTTATACCTGGCCGCCAAGACGACCAACCACAACATCCCCATCGAGGTGTTTGTCAAGAAATTTGAAAAgttcaaggccgaggaggtactcgacctcgagttCCTTGTTGCCCAGAGTTTGAGCTTTGAGTTCTGGGTGCGCGGAGCCGAGAGGGCACTGCGGGGTTGGGCACTCGAGTTGCAATCTTCCCCGATTGGTGGGGCCGGAGAACGCGCACAGCGCGCATTGCCAAAAGCGTTGCAGGCGCTTTCGGCGAGTCGGATGACGGACGCCGAGTTCTTGTTCACGCCGGCACAGATTGCGCTTGCATGTTGGCGGGTTGCGGATAAGGAGTTGACCgacgccttcctcgccgcaAAGTATAATGGTGCGGAGGAAGACAAGGTCCCCTTTGGGATGCCTCAGGATGAGCTTTTGCGTATTTCGGGACAAGTCGAGTCCATGATCCGGACTGGGGAGGCGCAGCACGACCTCAAaaaggtcaaggaggttGACAAGCGCCTCAAGGGATGTGCAAACCCCGAGAAGGTTCCTGGCACTGCATT ATACgtcaagcgcaaggcggagctggaggccaaggcggcgcaggagaagaaggagaagcaggacagggcggcgcgcgcacaCGAGGCCGACGGTATGGTGTTTGGCGGGGAGTTGAAGGCGCCAACATCCAACGGCGGCCCACTCGAGGAGTAA